Proteins from a genomic interval of Micromonospora sp. NBC_00389:
- a CDS encoding FAD-dependent oxidoreductase, translating to MRIAIAGGGLGGLTLARILHRHGIDAVVYEREASRSARSQGGTLDLHPESGQRALAEAGLTGRFRSEARPEGEEHRIVDPTGRTLVHHEPQPGSFSGRPEIDRSVLRDLLLDSLPSGAVAWRHRLVAATPRPDGGWGLTFDGGQKIDCDILIGADGARSVVRSLLTDAETSYVATFAELNICDVDRRHPDLAELVGPGNLWCVGVNQILAAQRIGDGSLRVGISLRAEDRPIDTYRSKRALLDMFGGWHPRLTALIEAGDSAPTPRRIEAMPIGTRWSSRPGITLIGDAAHLMPPVGEGANQAMLDAAELASRLAANPADPASAIQAYEEAMFSRIHPIAEMSARVQAMMLSPTAAEDIIRFFTPRPAEPAPAD from the coding sequence ATGAGAATCGCGATTGCCGGTGGCGGCCTTGGCGGGCTGACGCTGGCACGGATCCTGCATCGGCACGGCATCGATGCGGTGGTGTACGAGCGCGAGGCAAGCCGATCCGCGCGATCGCAAGGCGGCACGCTCGACCTGCACCCGGAGTCCGGGCAACGGGCCCTGGCCGAGGCGGGCCTCACCGGCCGGTTCCGGTCGGAGGCGCGGCCCGAGGGCGAGGAACATCGCATCGTCGACCCGACCGGACGGACCCTGGTACACCATGAGCCGCAACCTGGCTCATTCTCCGGACGTCCCGAGATTGACCGGAGCGTACTGCGTGATCTTCTGCTCGATTCGCTCCCCAGCGGCGCGGTTGCGTGGCGACACCGGCTTGTCGCAGCGACGCCACGACCTGACGGAGGCTGGGGACTCACGTTCGACGGCGGCCAAAAAATCGACTGCGACATCCTCATCGGTGCCGACGGCGCGCGCTCGGTCGTCCGGTCGCTGCTGACCGACGCGGAAACATCCTATGTGGCCACCTTTGCGGAGCTGAACATCTGCGACGTCGACCGGCGCCATCCCGATCTCGCCGAGCTGGTCGGCCCCGGGAACCTGTGGTGCGTCGGGGTGAATCAGATCCTGGCAGCGCAACGCATCGGCGATGGCAGCCTCCGCGTCGGGATCTCGCTGCGCGCAGAGGATCGCCCGATCGACACATATCGCAGCAAGCGTGCCCTGCTGGACATGTTCGGTGGCTGGCACCCACGCCTCACCGCACTCATCGAGGCCGGCGACAGCGCGCCGACGCCGCGCAGGATCGAAGCGATGCCCATTGGTACGCGCTGGTCCAGCCGGCCGGGTATCACCCTCATCGGCGACGCCGCGCACCTCATGCCGCCGGTCGGCGAGGGCGCCAACCAGGCCATGCTCGACGCCGCCGAACTCGCCAGCCGACTCGCCGCCAACCCCGCCGACCCGGCCTCGGCAATTCAGGCGTACGAGGAGGCGATGTTCAGCAGGATCCACCCGATCGCCGAAATGTCCGCACGAGTCCAGGCGATGATGCTGTCCCCCACCGCAGCGGAAGACATCATCCGCTTCTTCACGCCCCGGCCCGCCGAACCGGCACCCGCAGACTGA